In Leptospira harrisiae, a genomic segment contains:
- the miaA gene encoding tRNA (adenosine(37)-N6)-dimethylallyltransferase MiaA translates to MILPVLGGPTGSGKTALTQVLDPKRFEIVSFDSRQVYRDLPVGTTAPTPSESNYIRHWLVGFLNANESINASQFSIWAREAINDIRNRGKIPFLIGGTGFYLRAFLLGMYPVPNVPKETKDYVLELSLEEARTQLFAKDPKALASLSPQDGYRIKRALEVVLTGVLWSDVSKETVGGYLSEYPNLQVVGHCLDWPREILYRRINRRVEEITTGMLAETKEVVSKYGADCPGLRTLGYNFALAFLNGTIDSNTFIEQLAQSHRNYAKRQITWFKKDPLLSPISFEAAVQLYTNIEKI, encoded by the coding sequence GTGATCCTCCCTGTCCTAGGTGGCCCCACCGGTTCTGGAAAAACCGCTCTCACACAAGTCCTCGACCCAAAACGTTTCGAAATTGTTTCATTTGACTCACGCCAAGTCTACCGGGATCTACCGGTAGGCACAACGGCACCCACTCCTTCAGAGTCCAATTACATCCGCCACTGGCTCGTTGGTTTTTTAAACGCAAACGAATCCATCAATGCAAGCCAATTTTCGATCTGGGCCAGAGAGGCCATAAACGACATTCGTAATCGCGGAAAAATTCCTTTTCTCATTGGAGGCACTGGCTTTTACCTCCGTGCCTTTTTATTAGGGATGTATCCCGTACCAAATGTACCCAAAGAAACTAAAGATTATGTTTTGGAACTTTCTTTAGAGGAAGCAAGGACTCAACTTTTTGCCAAAGATCCCAAAGCACTCGCTTCCTTGTCACCACAAGATGGATATAGAATCAAAAGGGCGTTGGAAGTTGTACTCACCGGTGTTTTGTGGTCCGATGTTTCCAAAGAAACGGTGGGTGGGTATTTAAGCGAATATCCAAACCTCCAAGTGGTTGGACATTGTTTGGACTGGCCACGTGAAATTCTCTACCGAAGGATCAACCGACGAGTGGAAGAGATCACCACGGGTATGTTAGCGGAGACAAAAGAAGTGGTTTCTAAATACGGAGCTGACTGCCCGGGGTTACGAACCTTAGGTTACAATTTTGCGCTTGCTTTCTTAAATGGAACCATAGACAGTAATACATTCATTGAGCAGCTTGCCCAAAGCCATCGGAATTATGCAAAACGACAGATCACTTGGTTCAAAAAAGATCCGTTACTTTCGCCCATTTCCTTCGAAGCAGCTGTCCAACTGTATACAAATATAGAAAAAATATAG
- the hfq gene encoding RNA chaperone Hfq: protein MSAKNNIQDQLLNTARKEKIDLTIYLLNGVPLKGKVVSFDNFTIILENDNKQNLVYKHAISTIIPAKPIKLHSEETPKEAGGT from the coding sequence ATGTCGGCAAAAAATAATATCCAAGACCAACTTCTAAATACAGCAAGAAAGGAAAAAATTGATCTCACCATTTACTTGTTAAACGGAGTACCGCTGAAGGGAAAGGTTGTCAGCTTTGACAACTTCACAATCATCTTAGAAAACGATAACAAACAGAATTTGGTTTACAAACACGCCATTTCTACCATCATCCCAGCAAAACCCATCAAACTTCACAGTGAAGAAACACCGAAGGAAGCCGGAGGGACTTAA
- a CDS encoding mannose-1-phosphate guanylyltransferase produces the protein MAKLPKESPVVLIMAGGKGERFWPRSRTNSPKQLQKVYSNKTLLRETIDRALTITTLDRIYIGTNANLKAEILKKDPKFPSTNFILEPEGKNTAPIIALSALYFQKKFGNPNLIVLSADAFIDPIKEFTKTIEQALYETENGMVLLGVKPNRPEVGYGYISTGKPTDVGYTVKAFFEKPDFKTALKYIKKKNFYWNPGIFLFRTETILSELERHAPHILNPLKNGFPFKSFGDLKTAFQMLPSEAIDTAIMEKSNRIRMVEATFNWDDVGSWMSLERILPGDKDKNHHQGKEVLYHKASGNISSVQKELIAFLGVKDLIVVEEPDVLLVTSRDGVGDIKAMLSTMRKNKVLQKYLD, from the coding sequence ATGGCAAAATTACCTAAAGAATCCCCGGTTGTCCTCATTATGGCTGGTGGAAAGGGGGAGAGGTTTTGGCCTCGCTCCCGCACCAATTCCCCAAAACAACTTCAAAAAGTTTATTCTAATAAAACCCTTCTACGTGAGACCATTGACCGCGCTCTCACCATCACCACACTAGACCGAATTTATATTGGAACGAATGCCAACCTTAAGGCAGAAATTCTCAAAAAAGATCCTAAATTTCCTTCTACCAATTTCATTTTAGAGCCGGAAGGAAAAAACACTGCCCCCATCATTGCACTCTCAGCTCTTTATTTTCAGAAAAAATTTGGAAATCCAAACTTAATCGTTTTGTCTGCTGATGCCTTTATTGATCCGATCAAAGAATTTACAAAAACCATTGAACAAGCCTTATACGAGACTGAAAATGGAATGGTTCTACTTGGGGTCAAACCAAACCGACCAGAAGTAGGTTATGGATATATTAGCACTGGAAAACCAACTGATGTTGGTTATACGGTAAAAGCGTTTTTTGAAAAACCTGATTTTAAAACGGCTCTAAAATACATAAAGAAAAAGAATTTTTATTGGAACCCAGGGATTTTCCTTTTCCGTACAGAAACCATTCTTTCCGAATTAGAACGGCATGCTCCTCATATTCTAAATCCTTTAAAAAATGGATTTCCTTTTAAGAGTTTTGGGGATTTAAAAACTGCCTTCCAAATGCTTCCTTCCGAGGCGATTGATACTGCGATTATGGAAAAATCCAATCGGATTCGTATGGTAGAAGCCACATTCAATTGGGACGATGTAGGTTCTTGGATGTCTCTCGAACGAATTTTACCTGGTGATAAAGATAAAAACCACCACCAAGGAAAAGAAGTTCTCTACCATAAGGCTTCAGGAAATATTTCTTCCGTCCAAAAGGAACTCATTGCCTTTCTTGGAGTAAAGGATCTCATTGTTGTAGAAGAACCAGATGTTCTTCTTGTCACTTCGCGTGACGGAGTGGGTGATATCAAAGCGATGTTATCCACAATGAGGAAAAATAAAGTTTTACAAAAGTACCTCGACTAG
- a CDS encoding chemotaxis protein CheW codes for MAKETSSANQFIHEQYIIFNLGDEEYAIPITIVEEIVKITNLIRVPQSKSFFAGIMDIRGKVVRMIDLAKRLNIKNVNDTADRAIVINVSGKSIGVIVDKVSHVVHFPANQVDPPPPSVKGISSRYITGVGKKDNRFIILIDIEKILTVEEVTELATA; via the coding sequence ATGGCAAAAGAAACATCATCGGCAAACCAATTCATTCATGAGCAGTACATTATATTCAATTTGGGCGATGAAGAATATGCCATTCCCATCACCATTGTCGAAGAAATTGTTAAAATCACCAACCTAATCCGTGTTCCACAGTCCAAAAGTTTTTTCGCTGGAATTATGGACATTCGTGGCAAAGTCGTTCGGATGATTGACTTAGCAAAACGGCTAAACATCAAAAATGTGAACGACACCGCAGATCGTGCAATTGTCATCAATGTTTCTGGAAAATCCATTGGGGTGATTGTGGACAAAGTATCGCATGTGGTTCATTTTCCGGCCAACCAAGTGGACCCACCACCACCTTCTGTCAAAGGGATTTCTTCTCGTTACATCACGGGTGTAGGTAAAAAAGACAATCGTTTCATTATCTTAATTGATATAGAAAAGATCCTAACAGTGGAAGAAGTTACTGAACTCGCAACCGCATAA
- a CDS encoding phosphate signaling complex PhoU family protein, protein MIISKFYYLRKNLYSMAELVLEQVILLSEALEADDYAQAERIVERDDLIDDLEKENDNLSQNAILEAVSNRNILGMGDVDNDIVLKKDPLRFALSAIRITRNMERMGDQVVNCADVFRHKTIRKGLFKNEEPMTLILSRVTTLAGMAIESLVEEKERFMGSVNSLEDELNALCDQAFQKYRSVPDMEKQEFADVYRIILALERLGDYAVNVAEELVRLNTGKDIRHLENIGNNRKLYQ, encoded by the coding sequence ATGATTATCTCTAAGTTTTATTATTTAAGAAAAAATTTGTACTCCATGGCAGAACTTGTTTTGGAACAGGTAATTCTTTTGAGTGAAGCTTTGGAAGCGGATGATTACGCACAAGCAGAACGCATTGTGGAACGTGATGATCTTATTGATGATTTAGAAAAGGAAAATGATAACCTTTCCCAAAATGCCATTTTGGAAGCAGTGAGTAACCGTAACATTCTTGGAATGGGTGATGTGGACAATGATATTGTTTTAAAAAAAGACCCCCTTCGTTTTGCGCTCTCTGCCATTCGGATCACAAGAAATATGGAGCGGATGGGAGACCAAGTAGTCAACTGCGCTGATGTCTTCCGTCATAAAACCATTCGCAAAGGTCTTTTTAAAAATGAAGAACCTATGACACTCATCCTGTCCCGAGTGACTACTTTAGCAGGAATGGCTATTGAATCTCTTGTGGAAGAAAAAGAAAGATTTATGGGAAGTGTTAATTCCTTAGAAGATGAATTAAATGCACTTTGTGACCAAGCCTTTCAAAAATATAGATCGGTCCCTGATATGGAAAAACAGGAATTTGCTGATGTGTATCGGATCATTCTCGCATTAGAAAGATTAGGCGATTATGCTGTGAACGTAGCTGAAGAACTTGTTCGACTCAATACTGGTAAAGACATTCGCCATTTAGAAAACATCGGAAATAATCGTAAACTCTACCAATAA
- a CDS encoding ankyrin repeat domain-containing protein yields the protein MQFTKTKKILISVFFLSFYYISCSSIQSVIRERDISKITNYISENPKSSLEEFDGDCKSPLMTAVETDQPEIVKLLLNKGVNPNLRSPSCFVEDSMPLLSGYHLGQTAIFYAKSIPVAKLLLQAGADVNLGKTIIYNNYYRTASYRTPLTNAIQNGNLPLVEFLIQNGANVHLYNAGQVNNYFTWNQIENNTDPSIFLGIKKALSDAGAKEKRELSEAELEKTKSQIYGRYKHIPTGEIYELRPLLNQGTPMILNWKKRPTLLPLGKDLPIKEFHLAEFQWVESGENIYEWYAREANREKMIGQ from the coding sequence ATGCAGTTCACTAAAACCAAAAAGATCTTAATTTCTGTGTTTTTTCTTTCCTTCTACTATATTTCTTGTAGCAGCATACAATCTGTTATTCGAGAAAGAGATATTTCAAAAATTACTAATTATATATCGGAAAATCCAAAATCATCCTTAGAGGAATTCGATGGCGATTGCAAAAGCCCTCTTATGACAGCGGTGGAAACCGACCAGCCGGAAATTGTCAAACTCCTATTGAATAAAGGAGTAAACCCAAATCTAAGATCCCCTTCTTGTTTTGTTGAAGATTCAATGCCTTTATTGTCTGGATATCATTTGGGACAAACGGCCATTTTTTACGCAAAATCAATACCTGTTGCGAAACTTTTATTACAAGCAGGAGCAGATGTCAACTTAGGGAAAACAATTATTTACAATAATTACTATCGAACGGCATCTTATAGAACTCCTCTTACCAATGCCATACAAAATGGAAACCTACCTCTTGTAGAATTTTTAATTCAAAATGGAGCAAATGTTCATTTATACAATGCCGGGCAAGTAAATAACTACTTCACATGGAATCAAATTGAAAATAATACTGATCCTTCTATTTTTCTAGGAATCAAAAAAGCTTTGTCAGACGCTGGAGCAAAAGAGAAAAGAGAACTTTCGGAAGCAGAGTTGGAAAAAACAAAATCACAAATTTATGGAAGATACAAACACATCCCAACTGGAGAAATCTACGAATTGCGACCTCTTTTAAACCAAGGGACTCCGATGATTCTCAATTGGAAAAAAAGGCCCACCTTACTCCCCTTAGGAAAAGACTTACCTATCAAGGAATTTCATTTAGCAGAATTCCAATGGGTAGAATCAGGTGAAAATATTTACGAATGGTATGCTCGTGAAGCGAATCGAGAAAAAATGATCGGTCAATAA
- a CDS encoding antibiotic biosynthesis monooxygenase family protein, producing the protein MISATFIFKQKKSDSEFETLDRSIESFVENHPEYLGKDSWVNIEKGTMAVVYYFQSHKGLEALKTFSDHKTAKSQYTKWYEGYQVVIAEVTHCYGDGNIEHVTNSEFRNPNGTNF; encoded by the coding sequence ATGATTTCAGCAACTTTCATTTTTAAACAAAAAAAATCAGATTCCGAATTTGAAACATTAGATCGGTCCATTGAATCCTTTGTCGAAAACCATCCTGAGTATCTTGGTAAGGATAGTTGGGTAAATATAGAAAAAGGAACAATGGCTGTAGTGTATTATTTTCAATCGCATAAAGGTTTGGAAGCGCTAAAAACATTTTCTGATCATAAAACAGCAAAGTCTCAATATACTAAATGGTATGAAGGTTATCAAGTGGTTATTGCTGAAGTAACCCATTGTTATGGTGATGGTAACATAGAACACGTAACAAATAGTGAATTTCGGAATCCAAATGGCACTAATTTCTAG
- a CDS encoding PAS domain-containing hybrid sensor histidine kinase/response regulator, translated as MLSNIILFVFVTIAFLFYTASERNIDEAEENRYHSLRIANELRQSSDQLTNLVRLYVIQRDPKYKKYFQMILDIRNGDRPRPPGYGYAYWDFVIADKLPPPSEVGERISIYDIMKKANFIESDFLLLSKSKTKSDQLTKIEFEAMSIVERDMKTGLKSNPRAINLLFDDNYLRAKSEIMKPINDLYYQLNDRTTKAIQDAKSKVFMLKTIFIIAGVFFALSLFLTHRSLVAIIGGSVDDAFRRISLLGEGNFSGKIKPTLIKNSILDSLNITQKRLQELHKEGESTKQRLIESESKLRDILDNVSACIYLKDTNGRYLFANQQVCSLFGYPLEEILGKTDEKFLEKETAKIIINNDRSVLFEGKTLHAEEEIHNRSDNKTYSFLTVKIPLRNQTGEIYALCGISTDIGLTKEIQKELERAKDSAEIANRAKSEFLASMSHEIRTPLNGVIGITQILFKTNLNEEQKSLVETIGSAGQSLLIILNDILDFSKIESGKMKIEKIKFDIRSTVTEIFNLLSIESKSKSIELKLEIDKDVPEFIYSDPGRIRQIIFNLLGNAIKFTEIGFVIFRLKKQNEWIRIEVEDSGIGIPNEKLNFIFNKFSQADASTSRKYGGTGLGLAISERLASLLGGTIGVKSQINKGSLFWCHLPYENPIFSSINDTFESPRIQSSSIESLFINQKFLIVEDNILNQKVIGGLLRKYNINFDVAENGEVAVQLFQKNKYDLILMDCEMPVMDGFEATLQIRELEKSKQAKIIILAVTAHVLDEHKERCFAVGMDGFIGKPFYIENLLNTYNEILKKQKSK; from the coding sequence TTGCTTTCGAACATTATTCTTTTTGTTTTTGTTACCATTGCTTTTTTATTTTATACTGCCAGTGAACGAAACATCGATGAAGCGGAGGAAAATCGATACCACTCTTTGCGCATTGCAAATGAACTCAGACAATCATCAGACCAACTTACAAACTTAGTTCGTTTGTATGTCATCCAAAGAGATCCCAAATATAAAAAATATTTCCAAATGATTTTGGACATACGAAATGGGGATCGTCCAAGACCACCTGGATATGGTTACGCTTATTGGGACTTTGTCATAGCAGACAAACTTCCACCTCCTTCAGAAGTAGGCGAAAGAATCAGCATTTACGATATAATGAAAAAAGCAAATTTCATTGAGTCGGATTTTTTATTATTATCAAAATCAAAAACCAAATCGGACCAATTAACAAAAATTGAATTTGAAGCAATGTCTATTGTTGAAAGAGATATGAAAACTGGATTAAAATCTAATCCACGCGCGATTAACTTATTATTTGATGATAACTATCTCCGGGCCAAATCGGAAATTATGAAACCAATTAATGACTTATACTACCAGTTAAACGATCGGACAACAAAAGCCATCCAAGATGCAAAAAGTAAAGTTTTTATGTTAAAGACGATCTTTATTATTGCAGGTGTCTTTTTTGCTTTAAGTTTATTTTTGACTCATAGATCTCTTGTGGCTATCATAGGTGGAAGTGTTGATGATGCGTTTCGAAGGATCTCACTTTTAGGAGAAGGAAATTTTTCAGGAAAAATCAAACCAACGTTAATCAAAAATTCCATATTAGATAGTTTAAATATAACACAAAAAAGATTACAAGAGTTACACAAAGAAGGAGAATCCACCAAACAACGACTAATAGAAAGTGAATCAAAACTTAGAGATATTCTAGACAATGTATCCGCTTGTATTTATTTAAAGGACACAAACGGAAGATATTTATTTGCGAACCAACAAGTCTGTAGTCTTTTTGGATACCCACTAGAAGAGATTCTAGGCAAAACGGATGAAAAATTTTTAGAAAAGGAGACTGCAAAAATCATAATAAACAATGACAGATCAGTTTTATTTGAAGGTAAAACTTTGCATGCGGAAGAGGAAATTCATAACCGGTCTGATAACAAAACATATTCATTTTTAACAGTCAAAATTCCATTAAGAAACCAAACGGGAGAAATTTATGCGCTTTGCGGTATTTCAACTGACATTGGATTAACGAAAGAAATTCAAAAAGAATTAGAACGTGCAAAAGATTCTGCAGAAATTGCAAACCGAGCCAAGTCAGAATTTTTGGCATCCATGAGCCATGAAATTAGAACACCACTGAATGGTGTAATTGGCATCACTCAAATTCTTTTCAAAACAAACCTGAATGAAGAACAAAAGTCTCTTGTAGAAACAATTGGATCTGCAGGCCAATCCTTACTGATCATCCTGAATGATATTCTTGATTTTTCAAAAATAGAATCTGGAAAAATGAAAATCGAAAAAATTAAATTCGATATCCGAAGTACAGTCACTGAAATTTTTAATTTATTATCAATTGAATCGAAATCCAAATCCATAGAGTTAAAACTAGAAATTGACAAGGACGTCCCAGAATTTATATATTCTGATCCAGGTAGAATCCGACAGATAATTTTTAATTTACTGGGGAATGCTATCAAATTTACCGAAATTGGATTTGTTATATTTCGCCTTAAAAAACAAAACGAGTGGATTCGGATCGAGGTAGAAGATTCGGGAATTGGTATTCCCAACGAAAAATTAAACTTTATATTCAACAAATTTTCACAAGCAGATGCATCCACCTCACGAAAGTATGGTGGGACTGGCCTTGGACTTGCAATCTCTGAACGACTGGCATCGTTACTGGGTGGAACGATTGGGGTCAAAAGTCAAATAAACAAAGGAAGTTTATTCTGGTGTCACTTGCCTTATGAAAATCCTATTTTTTCCAGTATAAACGATACCTTTGAATCACCAAGAATCCAATCTTCATCGATCGAATCGTTGTTTATAAACCAAAAGTTTCTGATAGTGGAAGATAATATTTTAAATCAAAAGGTAATTGGAGGGCTCTTAAGAAAATATAATATAAACTTCGATGTTGCTGAAAACGGAGAAGTGGCAGTACAATTATTTCAAAAAAATAAATATGATCTGATTCTTATGGACTGTGAAATGCCAGTGATGGATGGATTTGAAGCCACTTTGCAAATCAGAGAATTAGAAAAATCAAAACAAGCTAAAATTATCATCTTAGCTGTTACCGCACATGTACTTGACGAACACAAAGAAAGGTGTTTTGCAGTGGGAATGGATGGGTTTATTGGAAAACCATTTTATATAGAAAATTTATTAAATACTTATAACGAAATTCTGAAAAAACAAAAATCAAAATAA